CAGACAGATCAGTTGGTTCCTTTAAACAGTACCTGCTGAATTCTTTGTTGGAATGGAAGACAGGACTGTCTGGTTTTATCTGTATCTACAGGAGGTGGGGTGAATAATTGCAGCCAGCCAGACAGGAGGAAGAACAGAATTTCCCCAGCAGTCACACTGTTCCATGACTGTAAGTGATTGACAGTAATTATGATCAATGTGGAGTGTCCCAGCTACGTTTAAACAGCAAAGGCTGGGTCTGTTTGGTTGTTTGCATGAGTGGTAGCTTTACTGTGGACTTGTTTGCAAAATGTGCCAGAgcttgcaggttcaaatcccattTGGAGCTGATCCCCGTCTGTGTTTGGGAATGGATGGTGGATCCGCATGTGGTCTCCCTCTTCTCGACTCTGTACCCCTCTGTTTATAATACCTAAATGATATCTGTTTGTCTCACatgttcaaaatcaaaatcGAGTggaattttaattcattcagcttctcagctgatttttttttaacaattaaagTGATCAATGCATAACCATTACATTTGACTGTTTATACTCTTACCTGTTTCAACCAGGTGTTTTTTACTCATAACgctttctgcatttctgtcacCCTGCTCAACAGCATtccatgttttaatgtgttcctTCCAGTAATCAGGATGTTTGTTAGTCTGACCATATCCTGGAATAAATTCTTTTGGCCAAGTATTACATATCACTTTCATTTTAGTTTAGATTCAGAGACAGAATAattaacatatatataataattcaattcaattaaatataatccatacagcacaaacagagaATAAACTCCTCAGAACACATAGCTCATTTCTGTGGTCATTTCAGTGACCTATAAACGCATTGCTGTTGCCGGTTTAGCAGTGTCATGAGGGCTCATGTTATTTCAAAAACCAGTATGATagagacaggaaatgaaagtGACCAGTCAGTCCAGAATTATAATGGGCCATCAGGACAGAGCAGAATAAGTTAGCAAACAGACAGGCGCAGTGCCCTAATGGATAAGGCATCAGCCTGCAGAGTTGGGAATTATGGGTTTGAGTCCAAGCTGGCTAATCTTAAGTGACCTTAATGCACAGAGATTTACTTTtatataatgacaataaatcaGCATTCCACCTGGTGCTATTGCTGTCTTTCATAGCCATCTGTGAGAAAAACCTTATCCTATTATAATCCATATGAGTTCACCCAGAGGTGTAGCACGTGTTCTTATTCTTCAGTATAAACTGTGGATGTGCAGTTTTTTGGACAAAAACAAGTAGcaaattgtttttattcataataccaAGAGCCATGCCAACTCATCAAATAGCACCTATAGTCACCAAtagtatttaatttatttatacttctaaataaattatttctattattttctgTATGGTGCCATACTTAGCTATCAACAACTAAGAATTTCAGCAACAATATACAGCATATGTTCAGTtttgagatgtgtgtgtgctgcgcATTAGAGAGATGGTTCACTGTTGTAAAATTACAGCATGTGTACAGTGAGCAAACTcttgttcatttattattctctttaaaaaaatcaagaatgCAAAATCAAGTAtataaacaaaactattttCACATATCTCTATCTCTATTAAGCAGAGTGGTGGTTAAAATTCTAAACGGAAAGGTCTGTTAAAAAATTCAATCATAGTGCattgaatatactgtataatcagaaatgcacacacacacacacacacacacattctctctctctctctctctctctctctctatctgtctctctctctctctttccatttcagcctctgtctctctttcatcatttacattcattcaggtGTTTTTCAGGTTGATTTCTGCTGCTGACAGAAACTGATCACATTTTCTAAAATCTCATATTTCATCTCTCATTTCAGCTAAATCCCCCCTCAATTTCAATTCAGCTGAACTCTCTTATTTCTGCTATATCTccttccatttcagttcagctgaACTATTCACCCAGACAACACAGTTTTACACTGCATTCACGCCCGACATAgaacccaggatagaggggctTAGAGAATGTGGtctggactctgtggaggacggtcattgtgtcagagacgctgtagaaggacagagttccTGCCCTGTGATCCAGGTACACTCCTAttctggaggagggagggacagggatTTTGGTTTTCTCACCATTGTGCCAGAAGGAGTAACTGGAAGGTGAACAGCTCAAACTCCAGGACTTGTCATTATGTCCAAAGGATGAGTCTTCatcctttgttttcctctttatgtCTTTATAGGAGGCAGCTATTTCAactcctctctccccactccactcagcctcccagtaacagcatCCAGACAAACCCTCTCTACACAGCACTTGGGTCCAATAGTTAAATCTCTCCTGGTGATCAAGACATGACAGGGTCTTTTTCACACGTTTCACCACTCTGTTCCCCTCAGATAAACAGAGCTCTCTGTATGCAGTGTTGGGGTCCATTGTGAGTAGGCAGGAATCTGATGGAGAAGATATGAAAAGAAATCCACTGTTCAAAACcagaaatattttactttcatgttCTGAGCTGAGAGCTTTCTCCTCTTACAGTTTACAGCTTCATTTCAATAATTGCCTTTTTCGTGTgtgagaatgcgtgtgtgtgtgtgtgtgtgtgtgtgtgtgtgtgtgtgtgtgtgtgtgtgtgtgtgtgtgtgtgtttgtgcatgtgtatatatgtgtgtgaatgtatgtgttgtAAGATCATCACTCTTAAAGCTAAGAGTTTCAGGGGAAACTGACTCACAGTGTAAGAACTCCTCTCTAGTCTTGGGTTCTACAATATGGACCTCTTTCACTGtacgaagagagagagagggagggagagagggagggagagaagaaagaagagacagagagacagagaacactGAGTGACACTCGAGAATACCGACAATAACAATATggagtatttattttataactagactatatataaaatatatctcaATTGCCTGTATATTTCTGATGTGCATAAAATACCATAATgactttaaaaatattaaaaatatttgtaatatttaaaaatattacaaacctaattcagacatttttattaattccCCCTTACAGAAGTCCTCCAATCGCTCTTTCAGCTCAGAGACAGATTTCCTCACATCAAGAAAAGAGTTGTTTGGATTGACAGTGATGCTGGGTAAGTCTGCAGGTCCATGAGACgcacagagagactgagagctctacaaagtggaaaaagagagagagagagagagcgagagagagattCAATCTACATAGAGGGGATCAGATATTCTTGTTACGCACTAGATAAGGAGAAGCTCCTCTGAACAGCTCTGAATTGTAGACTGTCAGAAAGCCATTGATGTTACCTGGAGGAAGTggatgtgatcctctgtgtgtgaaagctgctccagctcagcatctctccccctcagctcagcaatctcctgctccagtttCTCCAGGAGTCTTTCAGCTTgactcactgcagccttctcctgATTTCTGATCAGTTCTTTCACCTCAGAGTGCCTTCTCTCAATGGAGCGGATCATctcagtaaagatcctctcactgtcctccactgctgcctgtgcagagccctgttaggagacacagagagagcagggctgtacattttaacacGGCCTTTCACTCAGCTCTTACTGGGACCCCAGACAGCCTGTTCTCCACAGTGTGGCTCAGTGGGATTGAGCCCCACAGGGCTGGAAAGTGTCCCAACACTGGGTCCCTCACTGGCTGACCAGAGGACAGCCCCGACTGAGCCCTGAAATGGCTCTTCCAGCAGTCAGCTGTTGTCTTCTCCTCTGGTCAGTACCCACCGTGAGTGACTCCGCAGCCTGTCTCAaatcctccagctccttctctctttcctggaTTCTCTGCTGGATTTTCTTCTGCATCTCTCCCAGCTGTTTCTGTGAAGATATTGATTTCCttgttatattatattgtgtCCAAACATATCATAACActgtcatattaaaaataaaaacaataaccactaaactgtatgaaaaaatgcaagTCATTATATACAGATGTACTGGTCTTATAGGTAAAgcttctatatatatatagaagctttacctatatatatatagatatattatatatatatatatatatatatatatatatatatatatataatatatattctatatatatatttatatatatatatatatatagaagcTTTTATATATatctctgtatatatatatatatatatatatatatatatatagagagagagagagagagagagagagagagagagagagagagagttgtaCAGAATTGGGCTGGCTTTATGTAGTAAGTCGAGCctctaaaatgtgtttaaggGAACTGCATTCTTCAGCTGTGTTGATTCAGGGAGTGAATAAGGGGGATCAGAGCTGACACTGAGAGGTGGCTTGTCTTCACTTCCTGACACTTCATCACTGGAGACCAAATGTTCATTTGATGATTTCAATATTAAAAACCATAACTTTAAGTGCCTAAGTTATTCATCATCAGCTTTGCAATATACTGTATCAGAGAACTCCTTGAAAGGTGTTGTGTTCCTtacctgtttttcagttctCTCTGCTACAGCTGAGACTGTATCATGGCTTCTGTGTTCATCCATCACACACAGTAGACAGATACACTGCTGATCAGTACGACAGTAAACCTCCAGCAGTTTGTCATGATGAGAGCAGATCTTCTCCTGTAGCTCTCTAGTGGCTTGGACCAGTTTGTGCTTCTTAAATGCAGGAGATTCATTGTGAGGCTGGAGGTGAGTTTCACAGTAAGAGGCCAGACACACCAAACAGGATCTGACAGCTTTGTGCTTTCTTCCAGTGCAGACATCACACGCCACATCTCCAGGTCCAGCGTAACAGTGAGCAGGAAGAGCAGCTTGGAGTCCCATCTTCTTTAATTTTTCCACCATAGCAGCCAGTATGGTGTTTCTGCCCAGAACAGGCCTTGGGGTAAAGGTCTGTCTGCACTGGGGACAACTGTACATACCAGTATGAtcatcctgatcccagcagcccttaatACAGCCCATGCAGTAACTGTGTCCACAGTGAATAGTAACTGGATCCTTCAGTACATCCAGACAGACTGGACAGCTGAAATGATCCTGGTCCAGAAGATCCTCAGCTTGAGCCATTTTACTGCACGCTGATAAAGACCGAATTTAGTTTCGTTTCTCTGAAACTGCAAGTGTgtgaaagagatagagagagagcgcgagaaTGGGAGTGACTTCCTGATTCTGCCCACAACTGCAGGAGGTGTGGTGTTGGACTGAAGCCAGACTGAGAGAAGCAGGAAGTGCAGAGAGTGGGTGGACTTTGACCAGTTCAtacctcacactcacacacacaatcgcCCTCACTGTTGTGCTGCTGCTCATAGCTTTTTGTCTTGACAGAACTCTGTTCCTACTGTTATATTCAATTCAAGGGACAGGACTTTTTCATGAGGGAGCGTGTCACCCAAGCCATGTTAGCAGAAGCCATTATACACCTTATTGAATGCCAGCTGATATTGGTAAATGTTACAAATTTCTGGCCAACCCTGAGACCACGTCTCCCCCACTGCAGGATCATCCACCCCAGCTCCCCAAGCAGTCACAGACAAGATGAGTACTGTAGGTGTAACAGTATTTTTATAGAGAGGTCCTGTAAGACCTCTGTGGCTCAGGTAGTCAAACTCTCTGGATTTTGTGTGTGGATTGACAGTGTGGTTTAGTGATAGAGGAGCTGGTCTAGCTAACAGACAGTTGTAGGTTTGACTTGCAGCCAGGTTTTTTCCTTGAGTTAAATTATTAACTTGATCTGATTCAGTATTTATCCAGCTGATCAGGATCTAAGTGGAAGTAGAGAAGCATACCTGataagaaaagatgaaaaatgcatggTTCTCAAATCAATGACACCTCCTTCCATTATTGACTTGGAAAGCGTAGCTGAtcatcacagacacattctTTCTTCCTGATTTAAATTAGTCTATTTTTAAATCAGTATAGTAAATTTTGTTTCTGACTTTATTAAGTAGATGGTCTTCAGTAAAggtggagtgtgtgtctgtttgtgttggggCTGGCAGTGTGTGTAAGACAGGGTGACATTTCATTGTTGGCTCTGGTTGAGAGTTAGATAAATGAAGTCatgatgggttttttttttttaactttgagcCTGAGATGAATTTTGAAAGGAGCACAGGGCACTCAGAATGCACTCCAGcagatgaattttttttgttttttttttacagttaactTGGCTAATGCATCTTCTGTG
The nucleotide sequence above comes from Megalops cyprinoides isolate fMegCyp1 chromosome 2, fMegCyp1.pri, whole genome shotgun sequence. Encoded proteins:
- the LOC118770716 gene encoding tripartite motif-containing protein 16-like, with translation MAQAEDLLDQDHFSCPVCLDVLKDPVTIHCGHSYCMGCIKGCWDQDDHTGMYSCPQCRQTFTPRPVLGRNTILAAMVEKLKKMGLQAALPAHCYAGPGDPHNESPAFKKHKLVQATRELQEKICSHHDKLLEVYCRTDQQCICLLCVMDEHRSHDTVSAVAERTEKQKQLGEMQKKIQQRIQEREKELEDLRQAAESLTGSAQAAVEDSERIFTEMIRSIERRHSEVKELIRNQEKAAVSQAERLLEKLEQEIAELRGRDAELEQLSHTEDHIHFLQSSQSLCASHGPADLPSITVNPNNSFLDVRKSVSELKERLEDFCKGELIKMSELVKEVHIVEPKTREEFLHYSCLLTMDPNTAYRELCLSEGNRVVKRVKKTLSCLDHQERFNYWTQVLCREGLSGCCYWEAEWSGERGVEIAASYKDIKRKTKDEDSSFGHNDKSWSLSCSPSSYSFWHNGEKTKIPVPPSSRIGVYLDHRAGTLSFYSVSDTMTVLHRVQTTFSKPLYPGFYVGRECSVKLCCLGE